A genomic segment from Nicotiana sylvestris chromosome 1, ASM39365v2, whole genome shotgun sequence encodes:
- the LOC138872614 gene encoding uncharacterized protein, whose protein sequence is MLTTEYELFRMKDDESIQDMHTRFTFIINKLHSPGETIPRNKVVRKILSILPSLWESKVNAIVESKDLQELTIEELVGNLKTYEMKRKIDSERREPKKEKNLVLKADSNDSSEEDSDMAYLTKRFRKMARRNGEMLKRGSSSKSKNYDLYHKCRKTGHFIKDCPLLKQKLSKYNSEKAAKRNPVPLKDFKRKRSVDNMVKQALAAWGDFSSKSEDETDVGDSSIMEVESEEKEYDLTFALMAQSDDDEDNDNKEVTFRYVQKNLKSYTPKKLMSLANVLIDTYHNLVEDKDDLILEQREVDKTIDDLREKVVLTKTIANLEHERNDLVVVVLDHKETIENFSEEKEALARRVTEIEEERDDLFVEIVDLMEIIKGLRTKSKPGNTGKGKEIASEEHIRPKNELKAMRTRMCFETNKNKHLQTELKRVKNDLEKSLKWTWSSKAITAMNTNNGGNMQGIGFQREKTPYNLLSKCVTVLENWLSTHYGNNGHFMENCQTRVQFTQKNRMGTVKGSGPQWFMDSGYSKHMARNTMDFLSLKSLQGGSVSFGNGKNGYILGICNKGNKVEFLSKICTVTDLVTGEVKIGEPKLLSSEQTNLEGLGPLSAHVKSKRDVISSKPLELLHMDFYGPMREQSRGGKRYIFVIVDDYSRFTWTLFLRTKDETFESVEEDQDGEPLLVPGEVIDMTNGKADMMSQVKELSEDNTSSSSIEPGTSITTTEAEERVVDAVQGIPLAPERRTSKNQSNVPTFSTNEPQTSNWRHKSSHPLDNIITPLDSRFERNNVWHLVPRPSDRTIIGTRWVFRNKLDEHGNTTRNKARLVVQGYNEEEGIDYDETFAPVACMEAIRILIAFASHMEFTLFQMDVKNAFLNGFLKEKVYVKQPPGFECQEHPDYVFKLDKALSGLKQAPRAWYERLSKFLLKIGFKRGKIDNTLFLKKQGRNFLIVHVYVDDIIFGATTEALCEEFAKLMGKLLKRFDMEASKVIDTHIATATLLDMDETGSPVNQTMYRGIIGYLLYLTASRPDIIFSVGLCPRFQSNPKESYLKAAKRILRYLKGTQDLGTRKQNSVALLTTEAEYVAVASCCAQLLWIKQQLEDFGVLTESVPLLYDNTSALNMAKNPVQHKRTKYIDVRHHFLRDNVEKGLIYMKFCSTEDQIADIFTKH, encoded by the exons atgctcactaccgagtatgaactcttcaggatgaaggacgatgaatctattcaagatatgcacacaagattcactttCATCATAAATAAGTTACACTCACCTGGTGAAACCATCCCTAGGAACAAGGTAGTGAGGAAAATCCTCAGTATTCTTCCTAGCCTGTGGGAAAGCAAGGTAAATGCTATTGTTGAATCAAAGGACTTGCAAGAACTGACCATAGAAGAGCTGGTTGGAAATTTGAAGACCTatgagatgaagaggaagatagacagtgaaagaagagaaccaaagaaagaaaagaacctggtactcaaagctgatagcaatgactcaagtgaggaagatagtgacatggcttacttaaccaaaagatttcGGAAGATGGccagaagaaatggagaaatgctaAAAAGGGGCAGCTCTAGCAAATCAAAAAACTATGATCTCTATCATAAGTGTAGAAAGACTGGACACTTCATCAAAGACTGTCCTCTCTTGAAGCAAAAATTATCCAAGTATAACTCTGAGAAAGCAGCtaagaggaacccggttcctCTCAAGGACTTCAAAAGAAAGAGATCTGTTGACAATATGGTGAAACAAGCTCTTGCAGCATGGGGGGATTTCTCTAGTAAGTCTGAAGATGAAACTGATGTTGGTGATAGTTCCATAATGGAAGTTGAAAGCGAGGAAAAGGAATATGACCTaacttttgctttgatggcccaatcagatgatgatgaagacaatgacaacAAAGAGGTAACTTTCAGGTATGTTCAgaaaaatctgaaatcctacaCTCCTAAGAAACTTATGTCTTTAGCTAATGTATTGATTGATACCTATCATAACCTTGTAGAGGATAAGGATGATTTGATCTTAGAACAAAGGGAAGTTGATAAAACCATAGATGATCTG AGAGAAAAAGTTGTCTTGACCAAAACGATTGCCAACTTAGAGCATGAAAGAAATGACTTAGTGGTAGTAGTTCTTGACCATAAGGAAACTATTGAGAACTTTAGTGAAGAAAAGGAGGCCCTAGCAAGAAGAGTGActgaaattgaggaagaaagagaTGATCTCTTTGTAGAAATTGTAGACCTAATGGAAATAATTAAGGGACTAAGAACTAAGTCTAAACCTGGAAAtactggaaaaggaaaagagatagccAGTGAAGAACAcattaggcctaaaaatgagttgaaagctATGAGAACCAGGATGTGTTTTGAAACTAATAAAAACAAACACCTCCAAACTGAACTgaaaagagtaaaaaatgatcttgaaaagtccctaaagtggacctggtcctccaAAGCTATCACTGCCATGAATACTAATAATGGTGGAAACATGCAGGGAATAGGGTTTCAAAGGGAGAAAACCCCTTACAACCTACTTAGCAAATGTGTGACTGTACTCGAAAATTGGCTGAGTACCCACTATGGGAACAATGGACATTTCATGGAAAATTGTCAAACCAGGGTCCAGTTCACTCAAAAAAACAGAATG ggaacagtgaaaggaagcggtccacaatggttcatggatagtgggtaTTCAAAGCACATGGCTAGgaacaccatggactttctttcactaaaatccctacaaggagggagtgtatcctttggcaatgggaaaaatgggtacattcttgga ATCTgtaataaaggaaacaaggtggaattcttgtccaagatatgtacagttactgatctggtaactggtgaagtg AAGATTGGGGAACCCAAGCTTctctcttctgaacaaactaatttaGAAGGACTTGGTCCATTGTCTGCCCATGTCAAA TCTAAAAGGGATGTGATCAGCTCAAAGCCACTCGAGCTTCTGCATATGGACTTTTATGGTCCTATGAGAGAGCAAAGCaggggaggaaaaagatacatttttgtaatagtggatgactactccagattcacatggactctgtttcttaGAACTAAAGATGAAACATTTGAG AGTGTtgaagaagatcaagatggagaacccttactagtccctggtgaagtcattgacatgacaaatggaaaggcagatatgatgagcCAAGTGAAAGAGCTGAGTGAAGACAATACTTCCTCATCTTCAATAGAACCAGGtacttcaattacaaccactgaagctgaagaaagagtggttgacgCAGTTCAGGGTATTCCATTAGCACCTGAGAGAAGAACATCGAAAAACCAATCAAATGTACCCACATTCTCTACAAATGAACCTCAGACGTCTAACTGGAGACACAAAAGCtctcatcctcttgacaacataattacccctctagattccaga TTTGAAAGGAACAATGTCTGGCACCTAGTACCTAGACcctcagatcgaaccattatagggaccaggtgggtattcaggaacaaacttgatgaacatggaaataccacaaggaacaaggctAGACTAGTAGTTCAAGGATACAATGAGGAGGAAGGGATTGATTATGATGAAACATTTGCTCCGGTCGCttgcatggaagctattagaattctaatcgcttttgcatctcatatggaattcaccttgttccaaatggatgtcaaaaatgCTTTTCTAAATGGATTTCTTAAAGAAAAAGTCTACGTgaagcaacctccagggtttgaatgtcaaGAACACCCTGATTATGTGTTTAAACTAGACAAAGCATTGTCTGGAttgaagcaggctcctcgagcttggtatgaaaggctaTCAAAGTTCCTCTTGAAAATTGgttttaaaagagggaaaattgacaacaccttgTTCCTAAAGAAACAGGGAAGGAACTTTCTCATTGTTCatgtctatgttgatgatatcatttttggggcaacaactgaggctctgtgtgaagaatttgcaaaactcatgggaa agctcttgaagaggtttgacatggaagcatcaaaggtgatagataCTCATATTGCGACGGCCACTCTACTAGACATGGACGAAACTggatctcctgtgaatcaaaccatgtatagaggcatcATTGGGTATCTTCTTTATCTCACTGCCAGCAGACCTGATATTATCTTCAGTGTGGGGCTATGtccaaggtttcaatcaaatcccaaggaatcttatttgaaggctgccaaaagaattctgagataccttaaaggaacacaggacctg GGaacaaggaagcaaaattcagtggctctgttaacaactgaagcagaatatgtagctGTAGCATCCTGCTGTGCTCAACTTCTATGGATTAAGCAGCAATTGGAAGATTTTGGGGTACTTACTGAGAGTGTGCCCCTTCTATAtgacaacaccagtgcactcaacatggccaagaatccagttcaacacaaaaggaccAAGTATATTGATGTAAGGCATCACTTTCtgagggacaatgtggagaaagggttgatctaTATGAAGTTCTGTAGCACTGAAGAccaaattgcagatatcttcaccaaacaTTAA